In Chryseobacterium sp., the genomic window AAAATGGAGGTATGCAACCAAAAAATTTGATGCAGATAAAAAAATCAGCGACAAACAACTTTCCTGTCTGAAAGAAGCTGTACGCCTGTCTGTATCATCCTATGGCTTGCAATTGTACAAAGTATTGATAGTATCAGACCCCGAAATAAAGAAACAGTTACAACCTCTTTGTTGGCAACAAAGCCAAATTGCAGACTGTTCACACCTGTTTATTTTTTGCAGTTACAAAAACTATAACGATAATGATGTGGACGATTATATTAAACTTGTAACTACGGAACAAGGACTTGAATACGTGACACTTGAAGGCTACGGTGCTTTTATCAAAGGTAAAGTTTCGGAAAAAACAGCTATGGAGCAAACCGCTTGGCTCGAACGGCAACCTTATTTGGCAGTTTCAAACCTAATAATGGCTTGTGCAGAACAACAGATAGACACCTGTCCAATGGAGGGTTTTACTACAGAAGATATAAACCGTTTTTTTCACTTAAATAGTAAAAACCTGAATGCAGTTGTAATGGTAGCCGTTGGGTACAGGTCGAAAGATGATATAGCACAATATAGGAAAAAAGTCAGAAAAACAGAAGCGGATTTATTTGAAATTGTAGGAGGTTGAAATAACAGTTTTGGTATTTCTGCAATAGGGAAGATTTATATTAGAAAAGAAGTACAATAAACAAACTAACGGAAATGACGTTTTCATTAAATCATATTACCCCGGAGATACAGCAAAAAGAAAACGCAATTTCGCTGTCTGCTCTTAATATCATTGATGAAGCGTATCAAATGACCATATACCTGCAAGAATATTTGGGGTCGATAAGGGAGGATGTTACAAAACAAGGTTTTAAAAACCATTGGGAAGAAATCAATTTCTTTCGTAACATTAGACCGTATATCCTCTCAAAGCTCATATACCACAATAAGATATTTCGTATGCAGACAGCTTGTCCTATTGACGGAGGGAAAATGTATGCCAGTTATTTTTCAGAGCAATTACAGGAGCTGAAACAGGAATACAGGGAACATATCTACAATTCAGATTTTTACAGATATTATCGTTCAGGAAGAACCGATCGTGATGAAACCTATTTTAGACTAGGCAACATCAATCTTCATGATGGTCTGAATAGTTTCGTCTTTGAAATTGCCCGCTGTTTTCAACCTATTATGACAACAAAGTGGCTCGTATAATAGCCAATGAATTACTCTATACCTACATACTCCAAAAAATCAACGATGATGAAATAGCAAGCTCTCTTTCTGCAAGGGATATTACATCTGATGGTATTCTTTGGACGGATACCAAAAATGCCCTGATAGAATTGATTTATGCGCTGTATGCGAATGGTTCTGTTTCCTACGGTAAAATAGGAATACGAAAAATCAGTTTTGTCTTAGAAAAACTGTTTCAGATTACTTTAGGAGATCTGCATAATTCTTTTCATCGAATGAAATATCGTGCTGGTTCCCGAACCGCATTTTTAGACCAACTGAAATCTTCTTTGGAAGAATATATGGACAAGGATTTATAGAGGTATCAAAAACAAACAAAAAGGGAAGAGCAAGATAAGGTTTGCCCTATTTACCCAACTTAGATAGGGCTTTTATTAAGCCCTATTTTTTACCCTGTTGCATCTAAAGTAATAGTCAGGTATTAAAAATATTTGTAAGGATTTGAAAAAAATAAATTTTGTACATTTGCTATGAGCTAACGGAAACACGTTGAAAAACAAAGCAATAAGCACCGTTACCAAATCGTTACCTGACTTTTTTGATAATCTTTATAAAAGCTTAGTATTCAACCAATACAGCTTTTCCCTGAAAACTTTAAAATAAATTGTCATACGAAGCATCAGCCTTTAAAGGAAAAGGCGGTGTATGCCCTGCTAAAATGTGGTATTTAAACAGCCGCATTCCTTTTTTCCAACTGCCCAATGATATTCTTAAGCATCGCGGGAACAATCAGCTGATGAAAAGGACGGACAGGTAAGAAATATAAAATTCCGAGCCAGTTATGAAATTTCACCGTCGTTGAAATCGTCAGTGAGTTTTCAGTGCCTGCATTTTTATCAAATAAGAGGGAGATCCGGAAATCCAAATGCTTGTCATCCTCCCCAAGGATAATTTCGTTTTCAGTTTTATCAAATACCTTAAAAAGACCGACACGCTCTCCCACTTCACATGTAAACTCTTCTGCATTTTGGGTGCGGCAGGTTTCAGCTCCCGTTTTTAAACCCAGTAAACCCACTACTTTATTTCTGAATGCAAACATTTTCTTTCCCCATTGAGGCCCGCTTGTAAAGAAAGCTTTTCCAATATCAGCAATCTCTGTTTTCTGTCCGTTTCCAGGTAGTATTCCTGCAAAACTGTCTGCATAATCAAAACCGTTTTTTTCCCTGGATAAAACAGATTTTTCAGGAAACTCAATTTTTTTAACTTTCATATTCATAGGTATTAATGTAACAAATGTAGGCAACTTTCAAAACAATTAAAAGTTTTTTTAAACAAATGTTTATTTAATTTTTTCCTGTGAATTTTTATTTGTCATTGGTAGATCGTCTTAAATATTTCATTAAATTCGGTATCCATAAAATCTTTGTTATTTATGATACAACTTCCTTTATCAAAGCTTTCCAATGTGGGAACTACTATTTTCAGCCAAATGACCCAGCTGGCCAATGAAAACGAGGCTATCAACCTGTCACAGGGGTTTCCTGACTTCATGCCTGATATGGAGCTTTTGAACCATGCAGATCATTTTATTAAGAAAGGTTTTAATCAATATGCCCCATTGGGAGGAATGATGGGTCTGAAGGAGGAGATTGCCCGTAAAATTGAAAACAGCCATCAGTCTGCCTATCATCCTGATTCAGAAATAACTGTGACTGCAGGAGGAACTCAGGCTATTTTCACGGCCATCGCGGCATTTGTTAAAAAAGAAGATGAAGTCATTATTTTCGAACCCGCTTATGATTGTTATGAACCTACTGTAGAACTCTTCGGTGGCATTGTCAGACGTTTCGAAATGAAGTCTCCCGACTATGAAATTGATTGGAATGCCGTAAAAAATTTGGTCAGCGATAAAACCAAAATGATTATTCTCAACAACCCGAACAACCCTTCAGGGAAGATCCTGAAAGAGCATGATATCCGGGAGCTGATCCAGATTGTAAAAGGCACATCCATTCTTATTTTAAGTGATGAAGTGTATGAAAATATTGTTTTTGACGGAAAACAGCACTTAAGCATCTGCAAATATCCTGAGCTGAAAGAAAGAAGCCTTCTGGTAGCTTCTTTCGGCAAGCTCTTCCATGTCACAGGCTGGAAAGTGGGGTATTGCGCGGCCCCGAAAAACCTGACAGATGAGTTCAGAAAGGTTCACCAGTTCAATGTTTTCTGCGTAAACACTCCTATTCAGCTGGCTCTGGCTGAGTACATGAAAAATGATGAGCACTACACCTATCTCAGTCAGTTTTTCCAGGAAAAAAGAGATTTTTTGAGAAAAGGCCTTTCCGGGACTTCTTTTGAGCTCTTGGATTGTGAAGGAACCTATTTTCAGGCTGTGAAATACAATAAGATTTCAGATAAAAATGATTTTGATTTTGCTACCGAACTTACCATTAATCATAAAGTAGCCAGTGTTCCTTTCTCTTCATTTTATAAAAATAAATTGAACGAAAATGTGATCAGGCTTTGTTTTGCTAAAAAGCAGGAAACATTGGAAAAGGCCATTGAAAACCTTTCAAAACTTTAATTTTCTATTCCAAAAAATTGTTGGCCGCAAAATGTCAGGCTGCAGGTCTTCCCGGGATAGCTGATCATTTTTTCCTAAATAAGTGATTTATTATTCATATTTTTATATATTCGTAATAACCAATACGTTAAACGAAAACTATGAAAAAACAAAATTTAGAAAAAGGAAAAAAACTGACTAAGAATGAGCTAACATTCATCACCGGAGGCCTTGGTAATGTAAGGTGTACAACCTCTCCCGGACATTGTAAATATATCGGCCCGGGCTGTGCAGAACCGGAATGTCAGCTTCCTATCCCGGTTGATCCTATTGAAATTATTGAGCCCGGTGTTTTATAACAATACAGCAAAGAACCAACGATATCACGTTGGTTCTTCTATTTTTGTACTAAAGAAGTTGTCTAAGCTTTATTTTGTCAGTCCTGTTTATCGTCTCAAATCTTATAAAAACATTCCTCCGGAAACCTCAATCCTTTGTCCGGTGATCCATCCTGCCTCTTCAGTACACAGGAAAGCCACTACTCCACCGATGTCATCAGGAAGACCTACTCTTCCCAACGCAGTGGCACCGGCTACTGTAGCATTGATTTCTTTATTATCTCTCACTCTTCCGCCGCCAAAATCGGTGTCAATAGCTCCCGGAGCAACAACATTAGCTTTGATTTTTCTTGCTCCCAGCTCTTTAGCCATATACCTGGTAAGCATTTCCACCCCGGCTTTTATTGAGCCATACACAGATGATCCGGGGGTAGCAAACCTTGCGAGTCCCGAAGAAATATTGATAATTCCACCCCCATCATTGATAAACGGCAGGAGTTTCTGTGTTAAGAAAAACACCCCCTTGAAATGAATATCAACAATATCATCCATCTGATCTTCCGTAACTTCTGTAATCGGTGAATATAAAGCTGTCCCCGCATTATTGACAAGATAATCAATATTTGGGCTTCCGGTATTTTGCTGTATATGGCCGGTAACTTCTTTCACGAATCCGTCAAAACTTTTACGGTCTTTTGTATCCAGCTGAAAGGCAGCCGCATTTCTGCCCATCGCTTTGATTTCACTCACTACCGCTTCAGCTTCCTCTTTATTACTTCTGTACGTGATGATCACATCTAAGCCTTTTTGAGCAATTTTAAGCGCTGAATTTTTTCCCAATCCCCGGTTTCCTCCGGTGACCAATGCAATATTTGTTTTTGTGTCCATTTTATTTTGATTATTTTGATGCTGCAAAGTTGAGCTATTTTCAGAATGAGATCCTTGCTAGAATCAATCTGAAATTTGTAAAATTCAAATCATGAACGGAATTCGAGTGGTGCAAAGGTTGTTTTCCTTTTAAAAAAGTTTGAAAAATGAGCGATTTCCTCAAAGCCCAAAGCATAAGAAATTTCAGAGACATTCCATTTGGTTTGTTTTAAAAGGATTTTAGCTTCCTGGATAATACGGTCAGCAATAAACTCTGTGGTTGTTTTTCCCGTGCTTTCTTTGAGTTTTTTATTCAGATAATTAACATGAACAGCCAGTCTGTCCGCATAATCCTTCGCCGTTTTCAGCTTCAGTCTTTGTTCTGAAGATTCTATCGGAAACTGTCTCTCCAATAATTCTATAAATAAAGAAACTACCCGTATAGAAGCATCATTCGAGGTTGAAATCTTAGTTGCCGGCTGCAGCTTCTGCCCATAGTGAACAAGCTCCTGGACGTAATTTCGAATCAGGTCATATTTAAAGAGATAATCTGAGCCGATTTCTTTTTTTATTTTCTTAAAAAGTACTTCAATCTCACCGGCCAGTTCATCATCAATTTCAAATATGGGAACTCCGCCCGGCTGAAAAATAGGCAGGTCTTCAAGGCTGTTATAAGATTTATCTTTCATAAAAAAGTCTTCCGTGAAGACACAGAAACTTCCTGACTGGTCAGGAGATTCCGGAATCCAATGGTAAGGGACCTTGGGGGTTGCAAACAGTAAAGCATTCTGCTGTATGGAAACAACCTTATCTGCATATTCGGCTCTGTTTTTACCTCTGATGAAGCTGATCTTATAATATTTTCTTCTGTTATAAGGCATTTCTGAGGTAGTTTTTGCTCTTTCCAGGGTCTGGGCTATATCAAAAACATTAAAATGCCCGATATCTTTATGAAGTCCTTTCGGGAAAATACTTTCCAGCTCTTTTCCAAGCTTGGCAGCCATCTCCCTATAAAAATCTTCAAGTGAAGTATGAGCAATCTTTTCCATAGCAGATAATTTGTACCATTCAAAGATACGAAGTCTGACAGAGATAAAAACATCTCATTTTTTTAAAATATCAATCTTTAATAAATTTAGAACTCAGGTTACCTATTGTATAAAAGTAAGTTCCTTTCGGTAAGTTTTGAACATCAATAGAAATTTGATCATCCACAGCACTGAAAGACCTGCTTACTATCATTTTTCCGGCCATATCATACACATCAACTTTATTAAAGCCATTTCCAGGATTTATAATAGTTAAAGTCTTATTTGCAGGTACCGGAAATGCTGAAAGTTTAGTTTTAGACAGAATTTCTTTTGTTGAAAGTGAAGTGGTAGGCAATTTATAAATTTCAGTTGAATGGGTATCCTGATTGAATAACCTTAATTTGTTGGTATGGGTTGTGTTGTCATGATAAACATTGATGTCATATTCATCACTAAACTTATAATTGGGACCAAATTCATGCAGAACATTCCCGTCTTCATTATAAATCCGTATGATATATTCGCGTTCATACGTTACGTTGTTATACTTTTCAAATGTGATCATCACTTCCAGTTTATTATCGGTATTAAAAACGTTCTTGGAAAGGACAAAATTATTATTATACTGGTCTATAAACACACTATATCCGCTTGGTACCGATGGTGTAAATTGTTTGTACAATACATAATCTGCTCTGTACATTTTCACCTGGCTGATATTAGACCCGGTTGAATAATAAAATGTTTCGCCGGCATTGGTATAAACCTGCAAGTTTTCCGAACTGAAATTTTTTTCAAGCGTGATTTGGCTAAACATAAGCGCTGTCATTGCCGTTCCTATCAGGGACATCATTTTTTTCATGGTATTTATTTTTTATTGTAATGCAGTACAAAAGTATTTTGTAATAAGGATATTCCCTTATGGAAATCCGTAATGACGGACCATACAACAGGAATTTTTTGCAGTTTATCTTTGTTTCCACAGAACATCGTTAACCAACCCAGAAATATTGTGGAACTTTATTTTTGTCCTTCAGCGCAAGCCATACAACAATTTCTGCCTTGTAAAAACATGGTTTCAATTTAAATTTTTCCATAAAAAGTGATATACACTCATTTATTTTTACTACATTCGTTTTAACTAACTCACTAAAAATCAAAACAATGAAAAATCAAAATCTAAACAACGGAAAAAAATTAAACAAAAAAGAGTTAAAAGTCATTACCGGCGGAAAAGAGATGTGCTGGCTTCCCACATTAGAATGCAAAAAAATTTCTTTCGCCTGTGCAGAACTACAGTGCCAGCCCGGGCCAATAGAACTTGAATAAGGTATTATATGCAAAAAGCGCTCCTCATTGAGGAGCGCTTTTTATTGTGTATCATAGTGATATCCATCTTTGCCTTCCATTTCTTTTCCGATTCTTCAGAGCTCATATTGTTGTAATGAGATTCAGCACTATCTTCCTTGAAAGCTCTATATTTTGTAAGGGCTGTCATTTCAAGATATCCGGGTTTTTCGTTAAGAATCTGTTGAACGGTATAAGGCTTTTGCCCTTCATAGGTTTCCGATATTTTATCCTTAAGGGTCATGAAGCATCGGTCTTCTATCGTTTTGGAACACGAAATAAATAAAGGAACCACTGCAAAATATAAAATTTTCATGATTAACGTTTGGCAGCCCCATGCAAAAAACGCTCCCAAATTCATGGAAGCGTTTTTTATTTATAACTAACTTTAATATTTTCTTATACGTTGAATCTGAAGTGCATGATGTCTCCATCCTGAACTACATATTCTTTACCTTCTACAGAAAGTTTTCCGGCTTCTTTTACTTTTACTTCTGAACCGAAGCTGATATAATCATTATATTTGATAACTTCTGCACGGATGAATCCTTTCTCAAAATCTGTATGGATTACTCCGGCAGCCTGAGGAGCAGTCCATCCCTGTCCGATTGTCCATGCTCTTACTTCTTTTACTCCTGCAGTGAAATAAGTCTGAAGTTTTAACAGGTCGTAAGCTTTTCTGATCAGACGGTTTACGCCCGGCTCCTTAAGGCCCAGCTCTTCAAGGAAGATCTCTCTTTCTTCAAAAGTCTCCAGCTCATTGATGTCTGCTTCAATCTGAGCCGCTAAAACAACCACTTCAGCGCCTTCAGTTTTAGCCATTTCTTCAATTTTACTAATCCAGTCGTTTCCGTTTTTGATAGAATTTTCATCTACATTACAAACGTAAAGCACCGGTTTGTTTGTCAGCAGCTGAACATCTCCGATAATAGATTTCGTAAAGTCATCAGTGGCAAATTCTCTAGCATTTTTCCCATCTTCCAGGAACTTCTGCAGGTTTTGAAGGGTTTCATACGTCAGGATATCTTCTTTCTTTCCGGACTTGATGAATTTTTTAGCTTTCTCAACTGCTTTCCCTACTGTTTCAAGGTCTTTCAGCTGTAATTCAATATCGATAATTTCTTTATCTCTTAACGGATCTACAGAACCTTCAACGTGAACGATATTTCCGTTATCAAAACATCTTAAAACGTGGATGATCGCCTCACACTCACGGATATTGGCTAAGAACTGGTTTCCCAATCCTTCTCCTTTGCTGGCTCCTTTCACAAGACCTGCAATATCAACGATTTCAACTACAGCCGGTAAAACTCTTTCAGGTTTTACGATTTTCTCCAGTTCAAACAATCTCTGATCCGGTACAGAAACCGTTCCAAGGTTCGGTTCAATGGTACAGAAAGGATAGTTTGCTGATTGAGCTTTTGCATTGCTCAGACAGTTAAAAAGAGTTGATTTACCTACATTCGGCAGGCCTACGATTCCACATTTCATATTGTAAAATTCAAAGTTTAAGGTTTAGGGTTTAAAGTTCAATGTCTAAGGTTTACAGTTTTTATACCGTTCCCTTACTGATTGAACCTTGAACTTTCAGCGTGCAAAGATAGTAATTTTAATGCGAGTTTCATAATAAAAAAATCTGCCGGAATTCCGGCAGATTTTTAAACGGTTTAGCTTTACCCGTCAGGCACTAGGGATTATCCCCGGTAGCATTCTGTGCCAATGGCACGTCGTTCGGAGCTTCCTGTAAGGTTTTATCTAAAGTAAATAAAGATTCATCAGTGGCTCTGTCTCCACCGGCAATTTTTAATTTGTCAATTAAGTTTTGGGCTAATGTTTCTTCTTCGATCTGTTCCTGTACAAACCACTGCATAAAGTTCCAGGTGGCCCAATCTTTTTCAGCCATGGACAGATCTACAATTTTGTAAATGGCTGTGGTATTCTCCACCTCATGTTTAAACACCCCATCAAAACAGGCAGTCAGTGATTCCGGATCTGCCGGAGGGGCCGGAATTGCATCAACTTTTGGTTTCCCGCCTCTGTTTAAAATATATTCCATGAATTTAATCGAATGGTTCCTTTCTTCCTGGGCATGACGGTAAAGAAAATTGGCAATTCCCTGATAGCCTTTGTCATCGGCCCAAATTCCATACGATAAAAAAACGTGTGATGCATGAATTTCTTTGTTCATCTGGTCACTAAGTGCTTTTTCCACGGTTGCGGAAAGTCTGTTAGTATTCATAATGTTATATTTTGGTGATTATAGCACCCATAATGCAAAAATGATTCCGAGACGGTTTTTATGTTGAGCAGAACACGCTATACGACAATTACAATACACTGTTTTACAGAATTTTAAAATAATAATTTATAGTTATTCTAAAATAAAATCAATATACGTAAAAGCATGAAGCATTGCCGGGATTCCTTCCCGGCACTCTGAATAAGAAAAACCAGCTCTGTTCAGAACTGGTTGATTATGTAACAATGTAGAAAACATTATTGAAATTCCTTCGTTGCGCTGTGAATAACATTAAAAGAAAACGTATTACCTGTTTCGCAATTTCTCTTTTTTGCCTTTCCGCTCAAATTATCTAATCTTCTTGGCGATATAATCGCTTTCGTTTCCTAATCTGTCAATTGCTTTGATTGCTATGGCATTTAATTTTTTGCCGTCTTTGAACTTAGGGATATCTTTTGAAAGCTGGTCCAACGTTAAAATTTCAGTTTCCCAGACTCCGTTATACTGTGTGAAAAGTACCCATTGAAAAACATCTGCTATATTTTTTGTACTCCAGCTTGTCTGTGCAAAGCTTCCATTATCCGTAATAAATAAGGTGGGAGTCTGCAAAGGGACCGCCTTGATCCACGGGGTTTTCGGAATAAGTGCTTTTTCACTGTAAGGTCCGTTTTTCAGGACGGGAAGCATGTTTGGGTTTTTTGTAAGGCCGGCGATGCTCCAGTGGATTTCCCCGGCATCTTTTTTGAGGATATTCCTTGAAATTTCAATCTGATTTTTAATTTCCGCCGGTCGGTCGGACACTCTGATCTCAACCGTGTTTAAACCCGGCCACAAATGACGGTTCATGGTATTTTCAGACTGCCACCAGCTTAACAGGGCTTCAAAGCTCTGTCCTTTTGAATCAATCGGCCAGTATAACTGTGGAGAGAAATAATCTACCCAGCCTTTATTTAGCCATAACCTGGCATCTGCATACAGCTCGTCATATTGTGAAGAGCCTACAATTCCTGCCGGATATCCCGGTTTCCAAATTCCAAACGGGCTGATCCCGAATCTGACATAAGGCTTTTCGGCATGAATTTCTTTATAGATACGTTCTACAAATTTATTAACGTTATCTCTTCTCCAATCTGCCCTGGACAGGGTTCCGCCACTGCTTACGTAGGCATTCCATGTGGCATTGTCCGGGAAGTCTGCTCCTTTATTGTAAGTGGCATACGGATAGAAATAATCATCAAAGTGAACGGCATCAATATCATATCTTTTCACAATATCCTTTACCACATTGGAAACATGGCCCTGTGTTTTCGGGTTGGCCGGATCAAACCAGTACATTCCGTTCTTTAATCTTACGACAATATCGGAAAGTTTATTGGCCATTGACAGGCTGTTCACTGAACCTCCATTGGTATGATGGGCACGGTAAGGGTTTAGCCATACATGAAGTTCCAGTCCTCTTTTGTGAGCTTCTTCTATCCAAAACTGAAGCGGATCATAATTGGGATAAGGAGCAGCTCCGGTTTCTCCGGTCAAAAAATAAGACCACGGTTCAATATTGCTGGTATACAAAGCATCTGCCGAAGGCCTGATCTGAAAAATGGCAGCGTTAAAATTGTTATTTTTCAGCATATCCAGCATGCTGATGGCTTCTGCCTTCTGCTGTTCTACCGTAAGGTTATTTTTTGATGGCCAGTTGATATTGGCAACACTGGCAATCCAGGCACCACGGAATTCTCTTTGAATCTCAGGAAGATTGGTTCTGAAAGTTTCTTCTGCCGGAGTTGTTGCTGACGGTTGGGTTACCGCTACGGGAGCTTTTGGTTGGGAGGGAGTATGGTTAGGTTTTGGGGCATTTTTAGCGGGAGGAGCTTTTGTGGTATTGCTCTGAACGGAACACGAAGTACTGTAAGATGCAAAAATTCCCAATAAAGCAATAAGTTTTAATTGATTCATTCTCATAGTCTGCAAAACTATTTTAAATTATTTTTATTTCTTAGAGATTATTATGCCAAAATAAACATTTTAGCATTGAGTTATAGAAAAAAAGCCTCGAAAATCGAGGCTTTGATTTTATAGATAAGAATTTGATTAAGCTTTCGCCGATCTTTCCACTCTTTTTCTTTCTTCTTCAGAAAGAAGTTTCTTTCTCATTCTGATAAAGTTCGGAGTTACCTCGATACATTCATCATGCTGGATATATTCCATACATTCTTCAAGTGAGAATAAGATTTTCGGAGCAACGCCGGTATCTTTATCTTTTCCTGAAGCTCTCATATTGTTCAGCTGTTTTGCTTCTACGATGTTTACCACAAGATCTCCCGGTTTGTTTTGTTCACCAATGATCATTCCAGCATAGATTTCTTCACCCGGATCAACAAAGAACTTACCTCTGTCCTGTAATTTAGCAATAGAATATTCTGTAGCCGGACCTTGCGTTTTACTGATCAATACCCCGTTATTTCTTCCAGGAATCGCCCCTTTGAAAGGTTTGTATTCTGTGAAACGGTGTGCCATAATAGCTTCACCAGCAGTTGCCGTTAACATTTGAGAACGAAGTCCGATCAACCCTCTTGAAGGAATCTCGAATTCCATATGCTGCATTTCACCTTTAGTTTCCATAATGTGAAGGTCTCCTTTTCTCTGAGTTGCCAAATCGATAACTCTTGAAGCAAATTCTTCCGGAACGTCAACAACCAAAGATTCATAAGGCTCACATTTTTCACCATCGATTTCTCTTAAGATAACCTGTGGCTGTCCGATCGTCATTTCATATCCTTCTCTTCTCATGGTTTCAATCAAAACAGATAAGTGAAGAATACCTCTACCGAAAACCAGGAATGTGTTGGCATCATCAGTCTGCTGAACTCTTAATGCCAAGTTCTTCTCCAATTCTTTTGTCAGTCTCTCTTTCAGGTGATTGGAAGTAACATACTTACCATCTTTACCGAAGAAAGGTGAATTGTTGATAGAGAAGGTCATGTTCAATGTAGGTTCATCAATAGCAGTTCTTTCCAATGGTTCAGGATTTTCAAGATCTACGAAAGAATCGCCGATCTGGAAAGCATCGAAACCTACCACAGCACAGATATCCCCTGCCTGTACTTCAGTTACTTTTTTCTTTCCTAATCCTTCAAAAACGTAAAGTTCTTTTACTTTTCCTTTTACAATTTTACCGTCTGCCTGGGCAAGACCGATCCATTGAGATTCTTTAATCTCCCCTCTTGTTACTTTTCCGATGG contains:
- a CDS encoding family 10 glycosylhydrolase; translated protein: MRMNQLKLIALLGIFASYSTSCSVQSNTTKAPPAKNAPKPNHTPSQPKAPVAVTQPSATTPAEETFRTNLPEIQREFRGAWIASVANINWPSKNNLTVEQQKAEAISMLDMLKNNNFNAAIFQIRPSADALYTSNIEPWSYFLTGETGAAPYPNYDPLQFWIEEAHKRGLELHVWLNPYRAHHTNGGSVNSLSMANKLSDIVVRLKNGMYWFDPANPKTQGHVSNVVKDIVKRYDIDAVHFDDYFYPYATYNKGADFPDNATWNAYVSSGGTLSRADWRRDNVNKFVERIYKEIHAEKPYVRFGISPFGIWKPGYPAGIVGSSQYDELYADARLWLNKGWVDYFSPQLYWPIDSKGQSFEALLSWWQSENTMNRHLWPGLNTVEIRVSDRPAEIKNQIEISRNILKKDAGEIHWSIAGLTKNPNMLPVLKNGPYSEKALIPKTPWIKAVPLQTPTLFITDNGSFAQTSWSTKNIADVFQWVLFTQYNGVWETEILTLDQLSKDIPKFKDGKKLNAIAIKAIDRLGNESDYIAKKIR
- the typA gene encoding translational GTPase TypA, producing the protein MQNIRNIAIIAHVDHGKTTLVDKIIHATNIFRENQESGELIMDNNDLERERGITILSKNISVTYKDTKINVIDTPGHADFGGEVERVLKMADGVILLVDAFEGPMPQTRFVLQKALELGLRPLVVINKVDKPNCRPDEVHDQVFDLFFNLEATEEQLDFPTFYGSSKQGWFNTSLEQTEDILPLLDGILQYVPAPKVTEGNLQMQITSLDYSSFLGRIAIGKVTRGEIKESQWIGLAQADGKIVKGKVKELYVFEGLGKKKVTEVQAGDICAVVGFDAFQIGDSFVDLENPEPLERTAIDEPTLNMTFSINNSPFFGKDGKYVTSNHLKERLTKELEKNLALRVQQTDDANTFLVFGRGILHLSVLIETMRREGYEMTIGQPQVILREIDGEKCEPYESLVVDVPEEFASRVIDLATQRKGDLHIMETKGEMQHMEFEIPSRGLIGLRSQMLTATAGEAIMAHRFTEYKPFKGAIPGRNNGVLISKTQGPATEYSIAKLQDRGKFFVDPGEEIYAGMIIGEQNKPGDLVVNIVEAKQLNNMRASGKDKDTGVAPKILFSLEECMEYIQHDECIEVTPNFIRMRKKLLSEEERKRVERSAKA